CAAGGGCTGCAAGGCCAAACGTCTCCGATCCGGAAGGCATCAGAAAAAGGTCAGAGATAGAAAGTATTTCCTCAATTTTTTCCTGTTTCCCCAGCATACGCACCTGATCACAAACCCCAAGCTCCCTGCAGCGGGCTTCAACATTAACCCGATCCGGCCCGTCGCCCACGAGTAAAAGCTTAGCTTTTATGCCGCTCTGCAACACACGGCTGAATACTTCAACTGCATCAGCAACCCGCTTTACTTTCCTGAAATTTGAAACATGGGTGATCACAAATTCACTGTCAGGGCAGATTGCTTTTTTGAAGTGCGAGCGCTCAACACGTTTGAAGCGATCCAAATCGACAAAGTTAGGTATTACATGAATATTACGGGTAATGCCAAATTTCTCATAGGTCTCTTCTTTCAGGTAGTCCGATACAGCCGTTACGCTGTCACTCTGATTAATTGAGAACTCAACAACGGGTAAATAACTGGGATCAGACCCCACAATGGTGATATCGGTACCGTGCAAGGTCGTTAATACGGCAACCCGACGGCCTTCTTCCCCCAAAATTTTTTTCGCAAGAAAGGCACTTGTAGCGTGCGGAATCGCAT
This genomic stretch from Cyclonatronum proteinivorum harbors:
- the bshA gene encoding N-acetyl-alpha-D-glucosaminyl L-malate synthase BshA; the encoded protein is MNIGIVCYPTYGGSGVVATELGIGLAKRGHKVHFLSYARPQRLNEFEHNIDFHEVAVNVYPLFEYPPYDLALASHMVNLIKYQKLDVLHVHYAIPHATSAFLAKKILGEEGRRVAVLTTLHGTDITIVGSDPSYLPVVEFSINQSDSVTAVSDYLKEETYEKFGITRNIHVIPNFVDLDRFKRVERSHFKKAICPDSEFVITHVSNFRKVKRVADAVEVFSRVLQSGIKAKLLLVGDGPDRVNVEARCRELGVCDQVRMLGKQEKIEEILSISDLFLMPSGSETFGLAALEAMSCSVPVISSDVGGLPGLNLHGKTGYVRHLGDVDGMAQAAIEMLNNAELHQELSHNARKRAEQFELNTIVAEYESHYERVLQKVRQTSLA